The following proteins come from a genomic window of Prionailurus viverrinus isolate Anna chromosome D1, UM_Priviv_1.0, whole genome shotgun sequence:
- the LOC125176943 gene encoding olfactory receptor 4X1, whose translation MATTNNVTELILLGFSPNQDVQKTISVMFLLMYTAIVLGNGLIVVTIMGNKGLTSPMYFFLGYLSFVEICYCSVTAPKLILDSFIERKIISLKGCITQIFFLHFFGGTEIFLLTVMAYDRYVAICKPLHYTVIMNRRACGLLVGAAWGGGLLHSVGQTFLISQLPFCGPKVLDHYFCDVHPVLKLACSDTFLIGVLIIANGGSISVVSFTVLLASYVVILHALSTQTSEGRRKALSTCASHVAVVGLFFIPCSFVYMRPCVTLPADKIVAVFYTVVTPLLNPIIYSFRNAEVKNAMRRLIGRKVIWEEK comes from the coding sequence ATGGCAACTACGAACAATGTGACTGAACTAATTCTCTTGGGGTTTTCCCCCAATCAGGATGTGCAGAAGACCATTTCTGTGATGTTTCTCCTCATGTACACGGCCATTGTGCTGGGTAACGGCCTCATTGTGGTGACAATCATGGGCAACAAAGGGCTCACCTcccccatgtatttcttcctcgGCTACTTGTCCTTTGTGGAGATCTGTTACTGCTCTGTCACAGCCCCCAAGCTCATCCTTGACTCTTTTATTGAAAGGAAAATCATTTCCCTCAAAGGCTGCATCACACAGatctttttcctccatttctttggTGGCACTGAGATCTTTCTCCTGAcagtgatggcctatgaccgctatgtggccatctgcaagccccTGCACTACACTGTCATCATGAACCGGCGTGCTTGTGGCCTCCTGGTGGGGGCAGCATGGGGTGGGGGCTTGCTGCATTCTGTCGGGCAAACATTCCTTATTTCCCAGCTGCCCTTCTGTGGCCCCAAGGTCCTTGACCACTACTTCTGTGATGTCCACCCTGTGCTGAAGCTGGCCTGCTCAGACACCTTCCTCATTGGTGTGCTAATCATTGCCAATGGTGGCTCCATTTCAGTGGTCAGCTTCACGGTACTGCTTGCTTCCTACGTGGTCATCCTGCACGCCCTGAGCACCCAGACCTCGGAAGGTCGGCGCAAAGCTCTGTCCACCTGTGCCTCTCATGTTGCAGTTGTGGGCCTGTTCTTCATACCCTGTTCCTTTGTCTACATGAGGCCCTGTGTCACCCTCCCTGCAGACAAGATAGTCGCTGTGTTTTACACAGTGGTCACACCTCTCTTAAACCCCATCATTTACTCCTTCAGGAATGCTGAAGTGAAAAACGCCATGAGGAGACTGATAGGGAGGAAAGTGATTTGGGAAGAGAAATAG